In the genome of bacterium, the window GCAGGAGGCGCAGGAAATGCAGGAATCGCAGAAGAAATGAAAGAAAAAGAGATGAAAGGGAGGTTATTATGAAGAAAAAAATCATCATTATGAGCATGGTGCTGGCTGGTTTGATGTTCGGTCAGATCCTTTACGAGGATCATTTTACCGGCGGCGCCACGCAGCTTACCTGGCACGCCTGGTTCAGGGACAGCGCCGGTGTCGGCGACAGCATGGGGGTTATCAACGACCCGACAACGCCGGGCGGCGATAACTGGGCGGGCAGGATCTCTAACGAATGGATGGGCGCGGCCGGCCTGACTTATGCCGGGCTGGACACGCTGAAGGACTATTCGGTCGATGCCTGGATTTATACGCGGGTGACGAACGCAAACGGACCATACAACGGGATCTCCATCAGGATGAATCTGTCATCGCGCTATTTTTACCGGCTGGTCTCGGATTTCGATAATAGTGCCCGCCTGCGTTTGGGTTTCGTCGGCAGCGGGGGAATGCCCGTGGCGATCAGGGACTGGAACGCGGGGGAGATCCCAGGCGGCGTGCCGGCTACTTCATCCTGGCACAAGTTCAAACTCGTAACGGTCGGCGACCAGATATGGGCTTACTATGACAGTGTCCTGTTGCCTTCGTGCCCGATCACGTATGACAGCATCGCGAACGGATGTTTTGGCGTTTACACTTTCAACATGGCGGACACGTCAGGCACAAAGTGCGACGATATCATCGTGCGCGCGGAAACGTGGGGCGTCGAAGAGCAGGGGAGGACGATGACGAGTCGATTAGCAGTCTATCCGAATCCATTCGGTGGAAATCTCACGATTAAATTTCAAAGTTCAAATACCAAATACCAAATGAATGCCAAATCCCAGATCTCAATCTACAATGCTTCCGGCCGATTGGTGAAACAATTTAACCATATAACCAGTCAACCAATTAACCAAGTCACCTGGGACGGTACCGACGATTCGGGCGAACGGCTGGTTCCGGGGATCTATTTCGTGACCGACCGGCAGAACGGTGCCATGGCGAAAGCGATCAAGATCGATTAGCTGTTTTGCGTAAAGGTTTCGTTATTTGGGCGCTGGTTGTCTTGCCAGCGCCCTTTTTTCATTCTCGCAGTTATCCGTCATTCCCATGAAAATGGGAATCCAGTCTTTTGTTCCTGGACTCCTGCTGGAGTTTACCCCGTACTCTGATACGGGGTGAGTGACAAAACAATTCGCTATCATTTTATGTTATCGTCAGGCCGCCAGCAGGCCGGGCATATTCGCGCACCGGTAGGCGATCAGGTTCTGGTCTTTTATGACACCGCCGATCTTCATGATCGGGCCGGAGAGACCGGGCGCGTAAACTCGTGGAAAAACGACCGCCTCGAGGATCCCGGTTTCATCGTCAAGGGTGAGAAAGGACATGAGCTGTTTTGTTTTGGTCATAACGACGCGGCGGGTGATGAGCAGGCCGGTCAGTTCAATCGGTCTGCCTTCGACCGCATCGGCGATCCGCGCCTTTCTTTGCGGATATAAAAATTCCAGAGGATGGTATGCCGGGAAAAACCCGAGGGTCTTGAATTGTTCCTGAAGCTTGATCTTGTCGTCAAAGTCGGGGAGATCAGGGATTTTATCGGACAGCAAGATGAGATTGCTTCGTCGCTCCTTCGGAACTCCTCGCAATGACAAAGGGACTTGATCCCCGCAATGACGGTCCTCTTTTGTCATTCTGAGTTTCGCGGAGCGAAACGAAGAATCTCTCAGTAATATGTAATACATCCTCGGCCAGGATTCCCCAAGGCAGTTCAGGGCGCCGGATTTTATCAGAGCCGTGCCTTCGTCGATCGCCGGCCGCGCGTGGCGAAAAAGATCTTCAGCCGACCTGAAGGGACGGTGTTTGAGTATTCTTTTCATCGTTGTTAAGGAAAGATCCTTGATCTCGGTAAGACCGGTGAGCAGGGCGCTATCGCCAAGATCACAGTGATGAAAAGAGAGATTGCTTCGTCGCTCTCGCTCCTCGCAATGACCTGTCACTCTGTCATTGCGAGCCCCGACTTCACGGAGGGGCGAAGCAATCTCCTCTGCATGACTGCCGCATCTGTTTTGCACCACCGAAAACCCGATATCGCTCCTGTTTATGTCCGGACCAAGGATCTTTATGCCCCACCGTCTTGCGTCGTTGATATAGGCATGGGACGGGTAATAGCCGCCCTTGTTATTGATCACCAGGCGGAAAAAATCATGCGGGTAATACAATTTTTGGTAAGCGGACAGATACGCAAGCGTCGCGTAGGTCGTGCTGTGCGCCTTATTGAACCCGAAAGACGAAAAGGCTGCGACGCGCTGCCAAACCTTCTCGATATCTTTATTGTCGTAACCCAGGCCCCGGGCGCGGGAGAAGAACAACTCTTCTACTTCCTTCATCCGCAGGGGATTCCTTTCCTTGGTCATGGTGCGGCGTAGCAGGTCACCCTCGCTCAATGAAAAGTCGGCGAATTTCTGGGCGATCTGCAGTATCTGCTCCTGGTATACGGGGATGCCGAGCGTGTCCTTGAGCGTATCGGCAAGCGATGG includes:
- a CDS encoding T9SS type A sorting domain-containing protein — translated: MKKKIIIMSMVLAGLMFGQILYEDHFTGGATQLTWHAWFRDSAGVGDSMGVINDPTTPGGDNWAGRISNEWMGAAGLTYAGLDTLKDYSVDAWIYTRVTNANGPYNGISIRMNLSSRYFYRLVSDFDNSARLRLGFVGSGGMPVAIRDWNAGEIPGGVPATSSWHKFKLVTVGDQIWAYYDSVLLPSCPITYDSIANGCFGVYTFNMADTSGTKCDDIIVRAETWGVEEQGRTMTSRLAVYPNPFGGNLTIKFQSSNTKYQMNAKSQISIYNASGRLVKQFNHITSQPINQVTWDGTDDSGERLVPGIYFVTDRQNGAMAKAIKID